In a single window of the Nicotiana tomentosiformis chromosome 8, ASM39032v3, whole genome shotgun sequence genome:
- the LOC104093361 gene encoding universal stress protein PHOS34-like isoform X2, producing the protein MQKQPPHMADSDIPNLANIKVKCSSPRFPPPTTPSATETPTAGAQRKIGIAVDLSDESAFAVKWAVHHYLRPGDAVILLHVRPTSVLYGADWGSVDLSIIDPDNEESHRKLEDDFDNFTATKSSALAQPLVDAQIPYKIHIVKDHDMKERLCLEVERLGLSAVIMGSRGFGATKRGNDGRLGSVSDYCVRHCVCPVVVVRYPDEKDGGNAARKQLVSVASAVKENEEETEYHDASDDRRGLQPAIGKGSKTDK; encoded by the exons ATGCAGAAACAACCACCGCACATGGCGGATTCCGACATCCCAAACCTCGCGAACATCAAGGTGAAATGTTCATCGCCGCGTTTTCCACCGCCCACCACTCCATCCGCCACAGAGACCCCCACCGCCGGTGCACAACGCAAAATCGGAATCGCCGTTGATCTCAGTGACGAATCCGCCTTCGCCGTTAAATGGGCCGTCCACCACTACCTCCGTCCTGGTGACGCCGTTATCCTTCTTCACGTCCGCCCTACCTCCGTCCTCTACGGTGCTGATTGGGGTTCTGTTGATCTCTCCATTATCGATCCCGATAACGAAGAGTCTCACCGGAAGCTTGAAGATGATTTCGATAATTTTACTGCCACTAAATCTTCTGCTTTGGCTCAGCCGCTTGTTGATGCACAAATTCCGTACAAAATTCATATTGTGAAAGATCATGATATGAAAGAGAGGCTTTGTCTTGAGGTTGAGAGGCTAGGATTGAGTGCGGTTATTATGGGTAGTCGAGGATTTGGGGCGACGAAGAGAGGAAATGATGGGAGGCTTGGAAGTGTTAGTGATTACTGTGTTAGGCATTGTGTTTGCCCTGTTGTGGTTGTGAGGTATCCTGATGAGAAGGATGGAGGGAATGCTGCTCGTAAGCAGCTAGTTTCTGTGGCGTCTGCGGTAAAAGAAAATGAGGAGGAAACCGAGTATCATGATGCTTCTGATGATCGCCGAG GATTGCAGCCAGCGATAGGAAAAGGCTCGAAAACGGATAAATAA
- the LOC104093360 gene encoding uncharacterized protein isoform X2 has protein sequence MATSRILVKGSAKRVAHAFLASPKASYSEVWTSCPAGFSYIFSRLHSQCRVCHRGFTSSVLYEAKGTLWKVYNSKSSCLFLTSETVSHHARIAWKRLLQIHSSGGAILPPISRVTCMMSLALSRSHLVSPGILAFLIGELAWKRSVFAEAEGFTSPESLYMHAKDGHVYLTSVVFLLVEGLILLFRAVYLTLLFSPCILMAPFADSLGIEFRKKWLRAVRKTLEKAGPAFIKWGQWAAARPDLFPDDMCNELAELHSKAPAHSYAYTKRSIEKAFGRKLPEIFENFEEEPVASGSIAQIHRATLRFRYPRQRVKPIRVAVKVRHPGVGESIRRDFVLINLFAKVSKVFPTLKWLRLDESIQQFAVFMMSQVDLSREAANLSRFIYNFRRWKDVSFPRPLYPLVHPAVLVETYEDGENVLRYIEELEEHIKELDGRESVRSALAHIGTHALLKMMLVDNFIHADMHPGNILVRTPQDRGSGKGLFKSRPHVVFLDVGMTAELSNKDRLLLLEFFKAVALRDGRSAAECTLGLSKQQSCPNPEEFIKEVEGTFDFWRTPEGGGIHPADCMQQLLEQVRRHRVNIDGNICTVIVTTLVLEGWQRKLDPEYDVLQTLQKLLFKEDWAESLFHTIGGLMAP, from the exons ATGGCCACATCAAG AATTTTGGTGAAGGGCAGCGCTAAAAGGGTTGCTCATGCCTTTCTTGCCAGCCCAAAGGCCAGCTACTCAGAGGTTTGGACGTCTTGCCCTGCCGGATTTTCTTACATCTTTTCCAGATTACATTCACAATGTAGAGTTTGTCATAGAGGATTTACCTCCAGCGTTTTATATGAGGCAAAAGGAACCTTATGGAAGGTATACAATTCTAAATCGAGTTGTTTGTTCCTAACAAGTGAGACAGTGTCACACCATGCTCGAATTGCCTGGAAACGGCTACTTCAAATTCATTCAAGCGGCGGAGCAATTCTGCCACCGATAAGTAGGGTTACGTGTATGATGAGCCTTGCTTTGTCTCGCTCACATCTGGTTTCTCCTGGCATTTTGGCCTTCCTTATCGGAGAGCTAGCATGGAAGCGAAGTGTGTTTGCCGAAGCAGAAGGCTTCACATCCCCGGAATCACTCTACATGCATGCAAAGGATGGACATGTCTACCTGACTTCAGTTGTCTTCTTACTTGTAGAGGGCTTGATTTTGCTCTTCAGAGCTGTATACTTAACACTATTGTTCTCCCCGTGTATACTTATGGCTCCTTTTGCAGACTCCCTTGGTATTGAATTTAGGAAGAAGTGGCTTCGTGCTGTGCGAAAAACTCTAGAGAAGGCAGGTCCAGCGTTCATTAAGTGGGGTCAATGGGCGGCAGCAAGGCCAGATCTATTTCCAGATGATATGTGTAATGAACTTGCGGAACTCCATTCTAAGGCACCAGCACATAGCTATGCGTACACAAAAAGAAGCATCGAAAAGGCGTTCGGACGCAAGCTGCCTGAAATATTCGAAAATTTTGAGGAGGAGCCTGTCGCATCTGGTAGTATTGCTCAAATTCATCGGGCTACCTTGAGATTTCGATATCCTAGACAACGGGTTAAACCCATTCGTGTGGCCGTCAAAGTTAGGCACCCAGGCGTTGGTGAATCTATTAGGAGGGATTTCGTATTAATTAACTTGTTTGcaaaagtttcaaaagtcttcccgACTTTGAAGTGGTTAAGACTGGATGAAAGCATACAGCAGTTTGCGGTCTTTATGATGTCTCAGGTTGATCTTTCTAGGGAAGCAGCTAACTTAAGTCGGTTCATATACAACTTCCGCAGATGGAAGGATGTATCATTTCCCAGACCTCTATATCCTTTGGTGCATCCAGCAGTTTTAGTGGAAACTTATGAAGATGGTGAAAATGTCTTGCGCTACATTGAAGAGCTTGAAGAACATATTAAAGAGCTCGACGGACGTGAGAGTGTCAGAAGTGCCCTTGCGCACATTGGGACTCATGCACTACTAAAGATGATGTTG GTGGACAATTTCATACATGCAGACATGCATCCTGGGAACATTCTTGTTAGAACACCGCAAGACAGAGGTTCAGGTAAAGGACTTTTCAAATCGAGGCCTCATGTGGTCTTCCTAGATGTGGGTATGACTGCTGAGCTATCTAATAAGGATCGACTCCTTCTGCTGGAGTTCTTTAAGGCTGTGGCACTTCGAGATGGTCGCTCTGCCGCAGAATGTACTCTTGGACTATCTAAACAACAGAGCTGTCCGAACCCAGAGGAATTCATCAAG GAAGTGGAGGGAACTTTTGACTTTTGGAGAACACCTGAAGGGGGTGGCATTCATCCGGCGGATTGCATGCAACAATTGCTTGAGCAAGTTAGACGTCATCGGGTGAATATTGATGGCAACATTTGCACTGTGATTGTGACTACTTTGGTGTTGGAG GGATGGCAGCGAAAACTGGATCCGGAATACGATGTGCTGCAGACATTGCAAAAGTTGCTTTTCAAAGAAGACTGGGCGGAGTCTCTCTTTCACACAATTGGAGGACTGATGGCCCCTTAA
- the LOC104093360 gene encoding uncharacterized protein isoform X1 codes for MATSRCRILVKGSAKRVAHAFLASPKASYSEVWTSCPAGFSYIFSRLHSQCRVCHRGFTSSVLYEAKGTLWKVYNSKSSCLFLTSETVSHHARIAWKRLLQIHSSGGAILPPISRVTCMMSLALSRSHLVSPGILAFLIGELAWKRSVFAEAEGFTSPESLYMHAKDGHVYLTSVVFLLVEGLILLFRAVYLTLLFSPCILMAPFADSLGIEFRKKWLRAVRKTLEKAGPAFIKWGQWAAARPDLFPDDMCNELAELHSKAPAHSYAYTKRSIEKAFGRKLPEIFENFEEEPVASGSIAQIHRATLRFRYPRQRVKPIRVAVKVRHPGVGESIRRDFVLINLFAKVSKVFPTLKWLRLDESIQQFAVFMMSQVDLSREAANLSRFIYNFRRWKDVSFPRPLYPLVHPAVLVETYEDGENVLRYIEELEEHIKELDGRESVRSALAHIGTHALLKMMLVDNFIHADMHPGNILVRTPQDRGSGKGLFKSRPHVVFLDVGMTAELSNKDRLLLLEFFKAVALRDGRSAAECTLGLSKQQSCPNPEEFIKEVEGTFDFWRTPEGGGIHPADCMQQLLEQVRRHRVNIDGNICTVIVTTLVLEGWQRKLDPEYDVLQTLQKLLFKEDWAESLFHTIGGLMAP; via the exons ATGGCCACATCAAG GTGCAGAATTTTGGTGAAGGGCAGCGCTAAAAGGGTTGCTCATGCCTTTCTTGCCAGCCCAAAGGCCAGCTACTCAGAGGTTTGGACGTCTTGCCCTGCCGGATTTTCTTACATCTTTTCCAGATTACATTCACAATGTAGAGTTTGTCATAGAGGATTTACCTCCAGCGTTTTATATGAGGCAAAAGGAACCTTATGGAAGGTATACAATTCTAAATCGAGTTGTTTGTTCCTAACAAGTGAGACAGTGTCACACCATGCTCGAATTGCCTGGAAACGGCTACTTCAAATTCATTCAAGCGGCGGAGCAATTCTGCCACCGATAAGTAGGGTTACGTGTATGATGAGCCTTGCTTTGTCTCGCTCACATCTGGTTTCTCCTGGCATTTTGGCCTTCCTTATCGGAGAGCTAGCATGGAAGCGAAGTGTGTTTGCCGAAGCAGAAGGCTTCACATCCCCGGAATCACTCTACATGCATGCAAAGGATGGACATGTCTACCTGACTTCAGTTGTCTTCTTACTTGTAGAGGGCTTGATTTTGCTCTTCAGAGCTGTATACTTAACACTATTGTTCTCCCCGTGTATACTTATGGCTCCTTTTGCAGACTCCCTTGGTATTGAATTTAGGAAGAAGTGGCTTCGTGCTGTGCGAAAAACTCTAGAGAAGGCAGGTCCAGCGTTCATTAAGTGGGGTCAATGGGCGGCAGCAAGGCCAGATCTATTTCCAGATGATATGTGTAATGAACTTGCGGAACTCCATTCTAAGGCACCAGCACATAGCTATGCGTACACAAAAAGAAGCATCGAAAAGGCGTTCGGACGCAAGCTGCCTGAAATATTCGAAAATTTTGAGGAGGAGCCTGTCGCATCTGGTAGTATTGCTCAAATTCATCGGGCTACCTTGAGATTTCGATATCCTAGACAACGGGTTAAACCCATTCGTGTGGCCGTCAAAGTTAGGCACCCAGGCGTTGGTGAATCTATTAGGAGGGATTTCGTATTAATTAACTTGTTTGcaaaagtttcaaaagtcttcccgACTTTGAAGTGGTTAAGACTGGATGAAAGCATACAGCAGTTTGCGGTCTTTATGATGTCTCAGGTTGATCTTTCTAGGGAAGCAGCTAACTTAAGTCGGTTCATATACAACTTCCGCAGATGGAAGGATGTATCATTTCCCAGACCTCTATATCCTTTGGTGCATCCAGCAGTTTTAGTGGAAACTTATGAAGATGGTGAAAATGTCTTGCGCTACATTGAAGAGCTTGAAGAACATATTAAAGAGCTCGACGGACGTGAGAGTGTCAGAAGTGCCCTTGCGCACATTGGGACTCATGCACTACTAAAGATGATGTTG GTGGACAATTTCATACATGCAGACATGCATCCTGGGAACATTCTTGTTAGAACACCGCAAGACAGAGGTTCAGGTAAAGGACTTTTCAAATCGAGGCCTCATGTGGTCTTCCTAGATGTGGGTATGACTGCTGAGCTATCTAATAAGGATCGACTCCTTCTGCTGGAGTTCTTTAAGGCTGTGGCACTTCGAGATGGTCGCTCTGCCGCAGAATGTACTCTTGGACTATCTAAACAACAGAGCTGTCCGAACCCAGAGGAATTCATCAAG GAAGTGGAGGGAACTTTTGACTTTTGGAGAACACCTGAAGGGGGTGGCATTCATCCGGCGGATTGCATGCAACAATTGCTTGAGCAAGTTAGACGTCATCGGGTGAATATTGATGGCAACATTTGCACTGTGATTGTGACTACTTTGGTGTTGGAG GGATGGCAGCGAAAACTGGATCCGGAATACGATGTGCTGCAGACATTGCAAAAGTTGCTTTTCAAAGAAGACTGGGCGGAGTCTCTCTTTCACACAATTGGAGGACTGATGGCCCCTTAA
- the LOC104093361 gene encoding universal stress protein PHOS34-like isoform X1 codes for MQKQPPHMADSDIPNLANIKVKCSSPRFPPPTTPSATETPTAGAQRKIGIAVDLSDESAFAVKWAVHHYLRPGDAVILLHVRPTSVLYGADWGSVDLSIIDPDNEESHRKLEDDFDNFTATKSSALAQPLVDAQIPYKIHIVKDHDMKERLCLEVERLGLSAVIMGSRGFGATKRGNDGRLGSVSDYCVRHCVCPVVVVRYPDEKDGGNAARKQLVSVASAVKENEEETEYHDASDDRRAGLQPAIGKGSKTDK; via the exons ATGCAGAAACAACCACCGCACATGGCGGATTCCGACATCCCAAACCTCGCGAACATCAAGGTGAAATGTTCATCGCCGCGTTTTCCACCGCCCACCACTCCATCCGCCACAGAGACCCCCACCGCCGGTGCACAACGCAAAATCGGAATCGCCGTTGATCTCAGTGACGAATCCGCCTTCGCCGTTAAATGGGCCGTCCACCACTACCTCCGTCCTGGTGACGCCGTTATCCTTCTTCACGTCCGCCCTACCTCCGTCCTCTACGGTGCTGATTGGGGTTCTGTTGATCTCTCCATTATCGATCCCGATAACGAAGAGTCTCACCGGAAGCTTGAAGATGATTTCGATAATTTTACTGCCACTAAATCTTCTGCTTTGGCTCAGCCGCTTGTTGATGCACAAATTCCGTACAAAATTCATATTGTGAAAGATCATGATATGAAAGAGAGGCTTTGTCTTGAGGTTGAGAGGCTAGGATTGAGTGCGGTTATTATGGGTAGTCGAGGATTTGGGGCGACGAAGAGAGGAAATGATGGGAGGCTTGGAAGTGTTAGTGATTACTGTGTTAGGCATTGTGTTTGCCCTGTTGTGGTTGTGAGGTATCCTGATGAGAAGGATGGAGGGAATGCTGCTCGTAAGCAGCTAGTTTCTGTGGCGTCTGCGGTAAAAGAAAATGAGGAGGAAACCGAGTATCATGATGCTTCTGATGATCGCCGAG CAGGATTGCAGCCAGCGATAGGAAAAGGCTCGAAAACGGATAAATAA